The Micromonospora krabiensis genome window below encodes:
- a CDS encoding solute symporter family protein, translated as MNTVLAAEAGSTTARNLTITLFLVFVAVTLAITIWASRQTKTATDFYAGGRSFSGFQNGMAIGGDYMSAASFLGIAGIIALYGYDGFLYSIGFLVAWLVALLLVAELLRNSGRYTMADVLAFRMRQRPVRTAAAVSTITVSIFYLLAQMVGAGALVALLLGIRPGTTFLGMDADAAKVATIIMVGALMIIYVTVGGMKGTTYVQIVKAFLLMGGALIMTLLVLAKYKFNLSSLLGDAASSSGKGAAFLEPGLRYGVEVAGNSTQTFYNKMDLLSLGIALVLGTAGLPHILIRFYTVPTAKAARKSVLWAIGIIGTFYLLTLALGFGAAALVGSEAITAQDRAGNTAAPQLAEALGVDFLGGDLGGATLLAVIAAVAFATILAVVAGLTLASSSSLAHDFYANVLKNGQASERQEVRVARISALVIGAVSIALSIYAQSLNVAFLVALAFAVAASGNLPAILYSLFWRRFNTSGAVWAIYGGLLAAVVLVFFSPVVSGAPTAMFPDHDWQWFPLSNPGLLSIPFGFLCGWIGTLISKEHDEDKYAELEVRSLTGAGAH; from the coding sequence ATGAACACGGTCCTCGCGGCTGAGGCGGGTAGCACGACCGCCCGCAACCTGACCATCACGCTGTTCCTGGTGTTCGTGGCGGTCACCCTGGCCATCACGATCTGGGCCAGCCGACAGACCAAGACCGCCACCGACTTCTACGCCGGCGGCCGGTCGTTCTCCGGCTTCCAGAACGGCATGGCGATCGGCGGCGACTACATGTCGGCCGCCTCGTTCCTCGGCATCGCCGGCATCATCGCCCTCTACGGCTACGACGGTTTCCTCTACTCGATCGGCTTCCTGGTCGCGTGGCTGGTCGCGCTGCTGCTCGTCGCGGAGTTGCTGCGTAACTCGGGCCGGTACACGATGGCCGACGTCCTGGCCTTCCGCATGCGCCAGCGTCCGGTGCGTACGGCCGCGGCGGTCTCCACCATCACCGTGTCGATCTTCTACCTGCTCGCCCAGATGGTGGGCGCCGGCGCCCTGGTGGCGCTGCTGCTCGGCATCCGGCCGGGCACCACGTTCCTCGGCATGGACGCGGACGCCGCCAAGGTCGCCACCATCATCATGGTCGGCGCCCTGATGATCATCTACGTCACGGTGGGCGGCATGAAGGGCACCACCTACGTGCAGATCGTCAAGGCGTTCCTGCTGATGGGCGGCGCGCTGATCATGACGCTGCTGGTGCTGGCGAAGTACAAGTTCAACCTCTCCTCCCTGCTCGGCGACGCCGCGTCGTCCTCCGGCAAGGGGGCGGCGTTCCTGGAACCCGGGTTGCGCTACGGGGTCGAGGTCGCCGGGAACTCGACGCAGACCTTCTACAACAAGATGGACCTGCTGTCGCTCGGCATCGCCCTGGTGCTCGGCACCGCCGGCCTGCCGCACATCCTGATCCGCTTCTACACCGTCCCGACCGCCAAGGCGGCCCGCAAGAGCGTGCTCTGGGCGATCGGCATCATCGGTACGTTCTACCTGCTGACGCTGGCGCTCGGTTTCGGTGCCGCGGCACTGGTGGGCAGCGAGGCGATCACCGCGCAGGACCGCGCGGGCAATACGGCGGCGCCACAGCTCGCCGAGGCGCTCGGCGTGGACTTCCTCGGTGGTGATCTCGGCGGGGCGACACTCCTCGCCGTCATCGCAGCGGTCGCCTTCGCCACCATCCTGGCCGTCGTCGCCGGGCTGACCCTGGCGTCGTCGTCGAGCCTGGCGCACGACTTCTACGCCAACGTCCTGAAGAACGGGCAGGCGTCGGAGCGGCAGGAGGTACGCGTCGCGCGGATCTCCGCCCTGGTGATCGGCGCGGTCTCGATCGCACTGTCGATCTACGCGCAGAGCCTGAACGTGGCCTTCCTGGTGGCGCTCGCGTTCGCGGTCGCCGCGTCCGGCAACCTGCCGGCGATCCTCTACAGCCTGTTCTGGCGGCGGTTCAACACCTCCGGCGCGGTGTGGGCCATCTACGGCGGCCTGCTCGCCGCGGTGGTCCTGGTCTTCTTCTCGCCGGTGGTCTCGGGAGCACCGACCGCGATGTTCCCCGACCACGACTGGCAGTGGTTCCCGCTGTCCAACCCGGGTCTGCTCTCCATCCCGTTCGGCTTCCTCTGCGGATGGATCGGCACCCTCATCTCGAAGGAGCACGACGAGGACAAGTACGCCGAGTTGGAGGTGCGCTCCCTCACCGGCGCCGGCGCCCACTGA
- a CDS encoding NAD-dependent epimerase/dehydratase family protein: MKVAARFGPGHRILVTGGAGFVPSHLVDALIARGCTVVALDNFVTGSKENVAHLHDTPTFTLVEADISEGLPTHHPALAERFDAILHMASPASPTDFEKLPVEILRVGSVGTLHLLDRALADGARFLMASTSEAYGDPKEHPQRETYWGNVNPIGIRSVYDEAKRFSEAATMAYHRSRGLDAAIVRIFNTYGPRMRPDDGRAIPTFISQALRGEPLTVHGTGDQTRSICYVADLVRGILLLLDSTETGPINCGTEHEMTMRQLAETIVSLTGSSSEVTYITRSADDPEMRRPDLTRARELLGYEPTVTPEDGLARTIEHFRDRLGG, from the coding sequence ATGAAGGTTGCAGCCCGTTTCGGCCCCGGTCACCGCATCCTCGTCACCGGGGGTGCCGGATTCGTCCCGTCGCACCTGGTCGACGCCCTGATCGCGCGGGGCTGCACCGTGGTCGCGCTGGACAACTTCGTCACCGGTTCGAAGGAGAACGTCGCGCACCTGCACGACACGCCGACGTTCACCCTCGTCGAGGCGGACATCTCCGAAGGGCTGCCCACCCACCACCCGGCGCTCGCCGAGCGGTTCGACGCGATCCTGCACATGGCCTCGCCGGCCAGTCCGACCGACTTCGAGAAGCTGCCGGTCGAGATCCTCCGGGTCGGCTCGGTCGGGACCCTGCACCTGCTCGACCGCGCGCTCGCCGACGGCGCCCGCTTCCTGATGGCGTCCACCTCCGAGGCGTACGGGGACCCGAAGGAGCACCCGCAGCGGGAGACCTACTGGGGCAACGTCAACCCGATCGGCATCCGCAGCGTCTACGACGAGGCCAAGCGCTTCTCCGAGGCCGCCACGATGGCCTACCACCGCAGCCGGGGGCTCGACGCCGCGATCGTCCGGATCTTCAACACGTACGGCCCGAGGATGCGGCCGGACGACGGCCGCGCCATTCCCACCTTCATCTCCCAGGCGCTGCGCGGCGAGCCGCTCACGGTGCACGGCACCGGCGACCAGACGCGCTCGATCTGCTACGTGGCGGACCTCGTCCGGGGCATCCTGCTGCTGCTCGACTCGACCGAGACCGGGCCGATCAACTGCGGCACCGAGCACGAGATGACCATGCGGCAACTCGCCGAGACGATCGTGTCGCTCACCGGAAGCAGCTCCGAGGTGACCTACATCACTCGCAGCGCGGACGACCCCGAGATGCGCCGGCCGGACCTGACCCGCGCCCGTGAGCTGCTCGGCTACGAGCCGACGGTGACGCCGGAGGACGGCCTGGCCCGCACGATCGAGCACTTCCGCGACCGCCTGGGCGGCTGA
- a CDS encoding DUF485 domain-containing protein, translated as MSTDTPAPTASAPDRYVAVQRSDEFAGLRRALRGFVFPMTVAFFLWYALYVILSAYARDFMGAKLVGNINVALVFGLLQFVSTFVIAWLYSRYADRKIDPVADRIRAEIGEVEHEHGPRG; from the coding sequence ATGTCCACGGACACACCCGCGCCGACCGCATCCGCGCCGGACCGGTATGTCGCCGTACAACGGTCGGACGAGTTCGCCGGGCTGCGTCGTGCCCTGCGCGGCTTCGTCTTCCCGATGACCGTCGCGTTCTTCCTGTGGTACGCGCTCTACGTCATCCTCTCCGCGTACGCACGGGACTTCATGGGCGCGAAGCTCGTCGGCAACATCAACGTCGCGCTCGTCTTCGGCCTGCTGCAGTTCGTCTCGACGTTCGTGATCGCCTGGCTCTACTCCCGGTACGCCGACCGGAAGATCGACCCGGTCGCCGACCGGATCCGCGCCGAGATCGGGGAGGTGGAGCATGAACACGGTCCTCGCGGCTGA
- a CDS encoding flavin reductase family protein: MNRSPGTMFHVNHDPGAEIHHTDPFAVPSGQRSPVRRLRGRLVAPVTLWTAPGPAGLTVSSTLVAEGEPDRLLGLVDAESDLWAAAEAAGRFAVSPLAPTHRQLADRFAGLFPSPGGLFTSGSWTDTPYGPVPTDAGGWAGCRLDTAREYGWALLVEATIETVELVDDALPLLHYRGRYHELT, encoded by the coding sequence CTGAACCGGTCGCCCGGCACAATGTTTCACGTGAATCATGACCCGGGCGCCGAGATCCACCACACCGACCCGTTCGCCGTGCCGAGCGGTCAGCGCTCGCCGGTGCGCCGGCTACGCGGGCGGCTGGTGGCGCCGGTGACCCTGTGGACGGCGCCCGGCCCGGCCGGTCTCACGGTGTCGTCGACGCTCGTGGCGGAGGGCGAGCCGGACCGGCTGCTCGGCCTGGTCGACGCCGAGTCGGACCTGTGGGCCGCGGCCGAGGCCGCCGGGCGCTTCGCGGTGTCGCCGCTGGCTCCGACGCACCGTCAACTCGCCGACCGGTTCGCCGGCCTCTTTCCGTCGCCCGGCGGCCTCTTCACGTCCGGGAGCTGGACCGACACCCCGTACGGGCCGGTGCCGACCGACGCCGGCGGGTGGGCCGGCTGCCGGCTGGACACGGCGCGGGAGTACGGCTGGGCGCTGCTGGTCGAGGCGACCATCGAGACGGTGGAGTTGGTGGACGACGCCCTGCCGCTGCTGCACTACCGGGGTCGCTACCACGAGCTGACCTGA